In Odontesthes bonariensis isolate fOdoBon6 chromosome 20, fOdoBon6.hap1, whole genome shotgun sequence, a genomic segment contains:
- the emilin2b gene encoding EMILIN-2 isoform X1 yields MKRGLPLLNFLITFPLISGSPFQYNMFQGNPYSGTETRQRNKNWCAYVVHKNVSCAVVGGTESFAQPEFLPCPHELPHCAQQVIYRTHFRPTYKLAYKTVTELEWRCCPGYQGQDCMEVKDMRLLQVERIPQAPSAFGHFPAKAPDQRTEDQRSHTLGGQAWVGGQTSHRPREGQGGAQSAQHLEEEVQHLSQMVLDMQARMTDMASNLRLDFQEDASKMLDTLLNNFKHPASARGAETQTVQVQDFSFDHESTPMGEVMNKINQVTYDLESKSNTLDDLLGRVNDHDGQIRLLMEAAQNPLSTPSPAPPSNDVDLRAYLDDKIRALREELMEGIEIKMGDLKNSCDYKIHSVQEQCEGQEANYLSLAELMDSKEGDLRNEIQDIKAKLADPRKVDALASDSVLARVENLEIHLNSSQRTLVTQCLSVEERLRSEQADTVKDLKEILDVKLASVEARLRTLLVNASTSSPAGGMKNSPDVPHRDINSLKDSVQTLEHRLNDMDHSCSQVCKANLTALENLQQDFQNFKTTVDAKGTKLKAPISDTGAMEGQLLNHSSSIENVNSEVNYLKGQVGKLEDSLSEIFYQQSWTLKSLNSSWDQVKAGAEREVKDLLELHRAQHLELRQQLDELGREVKTEADRCMKTTQDADKEIAHMGSRVVNVETLCSKLDPISSSLQRIREGLNKHVTGLWTCVNQLNFTVQAHARDIGGLRGTCQNVQNHISNVVKDLQVLMNGSPGNEGAQVGLGKAGPHQGSSNSLRVPVGPVDAALPQPPVMETGEAGPPGKMTSSKLPKGVDGSTMPVQGFAGAPASPLKPTDSRQAGTALISADVNIPYRPPPQKPVTASGEKVSFSAGLTLPPFQGEVGIIRFNKVLVNDGGHYDPYTGIFTAPTDGRYLVTAVLAAQRGDKVEAVLSVSNRSIQTLDSTGFLSEATAQLSHEQCNCSGSTSLSLVLSLKRGDRAGLVLTAGKLAISASPQILSSFSAVLLYASPSKR; encoded by the exons ATGAAGCGCGGGCTGCCACTCCTAAACTTTTTAATAACTTTTCCTCTCATCAGCGGGTCACCTTTCCAGTACAACATGTTTCAAGGAAATCCATATTCTGGCACCGAAACGCGACAAAGGAATAA AAACTGGTGCGCCTACGTTGTGCACAAGAACGTGAGCTGTGCTGTCGTGGGAGGCACGGAGAGTTTTGCGCAGCCCGAGTTTTTACCGTGTCCGCACGAGCTGCCGCACTGTGCGCAACAAGTGAT ATATCGAACACATTTCAGGCCCACGTACAAACTTGCTTACAAAACTGTAACAGAACTGGAGTGGAGGTGCTGCCCAGGGTATCAGGGTCAAGACTGCATGGAGGTGAAAGACATGAGGTTACTCCAAGTGGAACGTATTCCCCAAGCCCCGTCTGCCTTTGGACATTTTCCAGCCAAAG CTCCAGACCAGAGAACAGAGGACCAAAGGAGCCATACTCTAGGAGGGCAGGCGTGGGTTGGAGGTCAGACAAGTCACAGGCCACGGGAGGGTCAAGGAGGAGCTCAAAGTGCACAACacctggaggaggaggtgcAACACCTGTCCCAGATGGTCCTCGACATGCAGGCGAGAATGACAGACATGGCCTCCAATCTGAGACTGGATTTCCAGGAGGACGCCAGTAAAATGCTGGATACGTTGCTGAATAACTTTAAACACCCTGCCAGTGCACGGGGTGCTGAGACCCAAACCGTTCAGGTGCAGGACTTCTCTTTTGACCACGAGTCGACACCAATGGGTGAGGTCATGAACAAGATAAACCAGGTCACATATGATCTGGAGTCCAAGAGCAACACCTTGGATGATCTGCTGGGCCGAGTGAATGACCATGATGGACAAATTCGTCTGTTAATGGAGGCTGCCCAGAATCCGCTGTCTACACCTTCTCCTGCTCCACCATCCAACGATGTAGACCTGCGAGCCTACCTGGACGATAAGATCCGTGCTCTGAGAGAGGAGTTGATGGAAGGCATCGAAATCAAGATGGGAGACCTGAAGAACTCTTGTGACTATAAAATTCACTCCGTTCAGGAGCAATGTGAAGGACAGGAGGCCAACTACCTCAGCCTGGCAGAGCTCATGGACTCAAAGGAAGGTGACCTCCGCAACGAGATCCAGGACATTAAGGCCAAGCTCGCGGACCCCAGGAAAGTAGACGCCCTGGCATCAGACTCTGTCCTGGCTCGTGTGGAGAACCTTGAAATCCATCTTAACTCATCGCAGAGGACTCTGGTTACGCAGTGCctctctgtggaggagaggCTGCGGAGCGAACAGGCAGACACCGTCAAAGACCTGAAAGAGATTCTCGATGTCAAGCTGGCCTCCGTGGAGGCCAGACTTAGAACCTTGTTGGTAAACGCAAGCACCAGCTCCCCAGCCGGTGGTATGAAAAACAGTCCAGATGTTCCGCATAGAGATATTAACTCTCTGAAGGACTCTGTTCAAACTCTGGAGCATAGACTCAATGACATGGACCATTCATGCTCGCAAGTGTGCAAGGCTAATTTAACTGCTTTAGAAAACCTTCAGCAAGACTTCCAGAACTTTAAAACCACTGTAGACGCCAAGGGAACTAAACTAAAAGCTCCGATAAGTGACACTGGAGCCATGGAGGGACAACTCCTcaaccacagcagcagcatTGAGAATGTAAACAGCGAGGTAAATTACCTTAAAGGCCAAGTGGGCAAACTGGAGGACTCGCTATCAGAAATATTCTACCAGCAGTCTTGGACACTGAAGAGCCTTAACTCTTCCTGGGATCAAGTTAAAGCAGGGGCTGAGCGGGAGGTCAAGGACCTTTTGGAGCTCCACAGAGCACAGCATCTAGAGCTGAGACAGCAGCTGGACGAGCTGGGCAGGGAGGTCAAAACTGAGGCCGACCGCTGCATGAAGACAACACAAGATGCAGACAAGGAGATTGCCCACATGGGCAGCCGTGTGGTTAATGTTGAGACCTTATGCAGCAAGCTGGATCCAATCTCAAGCAGCCTCCAGAGGATCAGAGAGGGGCTGAACAAGCACGTCACTGGGTTATGGACTTGCGTGAACCAGCTGAACTTCACAGTTCAAGCTCATGCTCGTGATATTGGAGGACTAAGGGGAACCTGTcagaacgtccagaaccacatcTCAAATGTCGTCAAAGACCTTCAGGTCTTAATGAACGGCTCTCCTGGGAATGAAG GTGCTCAGGTCGGACTCGGGAAGGCGGGACCTCATCAGGGTTCCAGTAATAGCCTCAGAGTGCCGGTTGGCCCCGTGGACGCCGCCCTGCCACAGCCTCCTGTGATGGAGACCGGAGAGGCGGGCCCTCCCGGCAAGATGACCTCGTCCAAGTTGCCCAAGGGGGTCGACGGCAGCACCATGCCTGTTCAGGGTTTCGCTGGAGCTCCAG CTTCCCCTCTTAAACCCACCGACTCCCGACAGGCCGGCACGGCTCTGATCTCAG caGATGTGAACATACCTTACAGACCTCCGCCGCAGAAACCGGTCACAGCATCAG gtgagaaagtgtcCTTCTCAGCTGGACTCACTCTCCCACCATTTCAAGGAGAAGTCGGAATCATTCGATTCAACAAGGTGCTAGTCAATGATGGAGGACATTACGACCCCTATACAG GTATCTTCACAGCTCCCACAGATGGCCGCTACCTGGTGACGGCCGTGCTCGCAGCCCAGAGGGGCGACAAGGTGGAGGCGGTGCTATCTGTGTCCAACCGCAGCATCCAGACGCTGGACTCCACAGGTTTCTTGTCGGAAGCAAcggcacagctgtcacatgagCAGTGTAACTGCAGCGGCTCAACATCACTGAGCCTGGTTCTCTCACTGAAGCGTGGAGACCGAGCGGGACTCGTCCTGACCGCCGGAAAGCTCGCCATCTCAGCCTCGCCGCAGATCCTGTCATCTTTCAGCGCCGTGCTGCTCTACGCGAGCCCATCGAAACGGTAG
- the emilin2b gene encoding EMILIN-2 isoform X2, translated as MKRGLPLLNFLITFPLISGSPFQYNMFQGNPYSGTETRQRNKNWCAYVVHKNVSCAVVGGTESFAQPEFLPCPHELPHCAQQVIYRTHFRPTYKLAYKTVTELEWRCCPGYQGQDCMEVKDMRLLQVERIPQAPSAFGHFPAKAPDQRTEDQRSHTLGGQAWVGGQTSHRPREGQGGAQSAQHLEEEVQHLSQMVLDMQARMTDMASNLRLDFQEDASKMLDTLLNNFKHPASARGAETQTVQVQDFSFDHESTPMGEVMNKINQVTYDLESKSNTLDDLLGRVNDHDGQIRLLMEAAQNPLSTPSPAPPSNDVDLRAYLDDKIRALREELMEGIEIKMGDLKNSCDYKIHSVQEQCEGQEANYLSLAELMDSKEGDLRNEIQDIKAKLADPRKVDALASDSVLARVENLEIHLNSSQRTLVTQCLSVEERLRSEQADTVKDLKEILDVKLASVEARLRTLLVNASTSSPAGGMKNSPDVPHRDINSLKDSVQTLEHRLNDMDHSCSQVCKANLTALENLQQDFQNFKTTVDAKGTKLKAPISDTGAMEGQLLNHSSSIENVNSEVNYLKGQVGKLEDSLSEIFYQQSWTLKSLNSSWDQVKAGAEREVKDLLELHRAQHLELRQQLDELGREVKTEADRCMKTTQDADKEIAHMGSRVVNVETLCSKLDPISSSLQRIREGLNKHVTGLWTCVNQLNFTVQAHARDIGGLRGTCQNVQNHISNVVKDLQVLMNGSPGNEGAQVGLGKAGPHQGSSNSLRVPVGPVDAALPQPPVMETGEAGPPGKMTSSKLPKGVDGSTMPVQGFAGAPASPLKPTDSRQAGTALISDVNIPYRPPPQKPVTASGEKVSFSAGLTLPPFQGEVGIIRFNKVLVNDGGHYDPYTGIFTAPTDGRYLVTAVLAAQRGDKVEAVLSVSNRSIQTLDSTGFLSEATAQLSHEQCNCSGSTSLSLVLSLKRGDRAGLVLTAGKLAISASPQILSSFSAVLLYASPSKR; from the exons ATGAAGCGCGGGCTGCCACTCCTAAACTTTTTAATAACTTTTCCTCTCATCAGCGGGTCACCTTTCCAGTACAACATGTTTCAAGGAAATCCATATTCTGGCACCGAAACGCGACAAAGGAATAA AAACTGGTGCGCCTACGTTGTGCACAAGAACGTGAGCTGTGCTGTCGTGGGAGGCACGGAGAGTTTTGCGCAGCCCGAGTTTTTACCGTGTCCGCACGAGCTGCCGCACTGTGCGCAACAAGTGAT ATATCGAACACATTTCAGGCCCACGTACAAACTTGCTTACAAAACTGTAACAGAACTGGAGTGGAGGTGCTGCCCAGGGTATCAGGGTCAAGACTGCATGGAGGTGAAAGACATGAGGTTACTCCAAGTGGAACGTATTCCCCAAGCCCCGTCTGCCTTTGGACATTTTCCAGCCAAAG CTCCAGACCAGAGAACAGAGGACCAAAGGAGCCATACTCTAGGAGGGCAGGCGTGGGTTGGAGGTCAGACAAGTCACAGGCCACGGGAGGGTCAAGGAGGAGCTCAAAGTGCACAACacctggaggaggaggtgcAACACCTGTCCCAGATGGTCCTCGACATGCAGGCGAGAATGACAGACATGGCCTCCAATCTGAGACTGGATTTCCAGGAGGACGCCAGTAAAATGCTGGATACGTTGCTGAATAACTTTAAACACCCTGCCAGTGCACGGGGTGCTGAGACCCAAACCGTTCAGGTGCAGGACTTCTCTTTTGACCACGAGTCGACACCAATGGGTGAGGTCATGAACAAGATAAACCAGGTCACATATGATCTGGAGTCCAAGAGCAACACCTTGGATGATCTGCTGGGCCGAGTGAATGACCATGATGGACAAATTCGTCTGTTAATGGAGGCTGCCCAGAATCCGCTGTCTACACCTTCTCCTGCTCCACCATCCAACGATGTAGACCTGCGAGCCTACCTGGACGATAAGATCCGTGCTCTGAGAGAGGAGTTGATGGAAGGCATCGAAATCAAGATGGGAGACCTGAAGAACTCTTGTGACTATAAAATTCACTCCGTTCAGGAGCAATGTGAAGGACAGGAGGCCAACTACCTCAGCCTGGCAGAGCTCATGGACTCAAAGGAAGGTGACCTCCGCAACGAGATCCAGGACATTAAGGCCAAGCTCGCGGACCCCAGGAAAGTAGACGCCCTGGCATCAGACTCTGTCCTGGCTCGTGTGGAGAACCTTGAAATCCATCTTAACTCATCGCAGAGGACTCTGGTTACGCAGTGCctctctgtggaggagaggCTGCGGAGCGAACAGGCAGACACCGTCAAAGACCTGAAAGAGATTCTCGATGTCAAGCTGGCCTCCGTGGAGGCCAGACTTAGAACCTTGTTGGTAAACGCAAGCACCAGCTCCCCAGCCGGTGGTATGAAAAACAGTCCAGATGTTCCGCATAGAGATATTAACTCTCTGAAGGACTCTGTTCAAACTCTGGAGCATAGACTCAATGACATGGACCATTCATGCTCGCAAGTGTGCAAGGCTAATTTAACTGCTTTAGAAAACCTTCAGCAAGACTTCCAGAACTTTAAAACCACTGTAGACGCCAAGGGAACTAAACTAAAAGCTCCGATAAGTGACACTGGAGCCATGGAGGGACAACTCCTcaaccacagcagcagcatTGAGAATGTAAACAGCGAGGTAAATTACCTTAAAGGCCAAGTGGGCAAACTGGAGGACTCGCTATCAGAAATATTCTACCAGCAGTCTTGGACACTGAAGAGCCTTAACTCTTCCTGGGATCAAGTTAAAGCAGGGGCTGAGCGGGAGGTCAAGGACCTTTTGGAGCTCCACAGAGCACAGCATCTAGAGCTGAGACAGCAGCTGGACGAGCTGGGCAGGGAGGTCAAAACTGAGGCCGACCGCTGCATGAAGACAACACAAGATGCAGACAAGGAGATTGCCCACATGGGCAGCCGTGTGGTTAATGTTGAGACCTTATGCAGCAAGCTGGATCCAATCTCAAGCAGCCTCCAGAGGATCAGAGAGGGGCTGAACAAGCACGTCACTGGGTTATGGACTTGCGTGAACCAGCTGAACTTCACAGTTCAAGCTCATGCTCGTGATATTGGAGGACTAAGGGGAACCTGTcagaacgtccagaaccacatcTCAAATGTCGTCAAAGACCTTCAGGTCTTAATGAACGGCTCTCCTGGGAATGAAG GTGCTCAGGTCGGACTCGGGAAGGCGGGACCTCATCAGGGTTCCAGTAATAGCCTCAGAGTGCCGGTTGGCCCCGTGGACGCCGCCCTGCCACAGCCTCCTGTGATGGAGACCGGAGAGGCGGGCCCTCCCGGCAAGATGACCTCGTCCAAGTTGCCCAAGGGGGTCGACGGCAGCACCATGCCTGTTCAGGGTTTCGCTGGAGCTCCAG CTTCCCCTCTTAAACCCACCGACTCCCGACAGGCCGGCACGGCTCTGATCTCAG ATGTGAACATACCTTACAGACCTCCGCCGCAGAAACCGGTCACAGCATCAG gtgagaaagtgtcCTTCTCAGCTGGACTCACTCTCCCACCATTTCAAGGAGAAGTCGGAATCATTCGATTCAACAAGGTGCTAGTCAATGATGGAGGACATTACGACCCCTATACAG GTATCTTCACAGCTCCCACAGATGGCCGCTACCTGGTGACGGCCGTGCTCGCAGCCCAGAGGGGCGACAAGGTGGAGGCGGTGCTATCTGTGTCCAACCGCAGCATCCAGACGCTGGACTCCACAGGTTTCTTGTCGGAAGCAAcggcacagctgtcacatgagCAGTGTAACTGCAGCGGCTCAACATCACTGAGCCTGGTTCTCTCACTGAAGCGTGGAGACCGAGCGGGACTCGTCCTGACCGCCGGAAAGCTCGCCATCTCAGCCTCGCCGCAGATCCTGTCATCTTTCAGCGCCGTGCTGCTCTACGCGAGCCCATCGAAACGGTAG